The genomic interval TGGGTTTTCTTGAGGGACATTATTTGACGTTGGGCGGAATGGCGGTGCTGCTGTTGTGCTCCGCTTTTTTTTCGGGGACGGAAACGGCGCTGTTTTCGCTGAGTCGCGATCAGATTAAGAAACTGCGTGCCCATGGGCATCATATTGACCGGTTGTTGGTGCTGCTGCGGGATAATCCATCGGGGTTGCTGGTGGCGATTCTGTTCGGTAATCTCGTCGTGAATATTCTTTTTTTCTGTATGAGTGCGGTGTTTGCACTGGAAATCGGGGAAAAATACGGGGAGTGGTGGCAGGCGGTCATCGGGTTCGGGGTGCTGGTTACTGTTATTCTGACCGGTGAGATTTTTCCGAAAGCGGTGGGCATATCTTTCCCGGAGCGCATCGTGCGGCTGAATTCGCCGCTGCTGCGTTTCTGGTTTCATTTTATGGGGCCGGTCCGGGTGGTTCTGGAAATGATTACCCGGAAGATGGAACCGGCTGAAGAGCATGACAACCGGATTGATTCTCAGGAACTGAAAATGCTGATCGAAGTGACGCATCACGATCCGACCTTCGGAAAGCAGGAAAAGGCGATTGTAGAGGATATCGTGAATCTGCCGGAAATCCGCCTGCGCGAAATTATGGTACCGCGCGTGAAGCAGTTGTTCCGTCGGGCTGATTCTCCGGCCGGTGAGGCATTGGCCGAGGCCGCGGAACAGGAGCTTGAACTGATTCCGATTTATGAAGAGGACGAGGATAATATTGTCGGCGTGGTGGAAGTCCGGGATTTGCTGATCAATACCGATCCGGAAAAGCCCCTTCGTTTTTTCGGACGGCCGGTACGCTTTGTTCCGGAAACGAAACGCGCGGATGCTATGCTGCGGGAATTTCTGAATGATGATCTGAGGATGGTCTGTGTGGTGGATGAATACGGCGGACTTGCGGGGACTATTGTCCTGGAAGATCTGCTGGAAGAGGTGATCGGGGAATTCGATGCGATGGAGGATTCTCCGGTTGAGCAGCTGAGTGAAACGACGTACCGCCTGCAGGGAAACCTGGGTATTCGGGAATGGCGCAGCCTGTTTGTCGGATTTCTTCCCGAAGAGATGATGCGCGATCTGGCACTGGATACCCTGAGCGGCCTGGTGGTCTCCCTGTTGAAGCGACTTCCTGGCGCCGGTGATGTGGTTGAAGTGGGCAATCTTCGGTTTACGGTGGAGCAGGTGCGCTCAAACCGTATTGAAACGGTTTTGCTGGAACTGGTTACATCCGATGACGGGGGTGACGCATGATCGGTATGATCTTTGTAATTTTCCTCGGTTTTACTTTTTCCGCCCTTTTTTCGGGAGTGGAAACCGGGGGGTATATGATTAACCGTATCCGCCTCCAGAAACGGGTGCGTGAACGGAAGACCTCAGCGATGATTCTGCAGAATATGCTGGCTCAGTCGCATATTTTCATTTTCACGGTACTCATCGGGAACAATCTTGCGGTGTACCTGTTGTCGGCCGCAGTAACCGATCTTTATATTTCCGCCGGCATTTCAGCCGGGAATCTGCTGCTGGGTTTTATTCCGTGGAATGCCGAAACCGCTGCGACTCTCACGCTGATGTTTCCGCTGTTTCTCTTTGCGGAAGTCGGTCCGAAAAATCTGTTCCGAAAAAAGGCCGATGTGCTGATGTATCGTTTTGCCGGCCTGATGAAACTGCTGGTCTGGTTGTTCTATCCGTTCACCTGGCCGCTTAAAAAGATATTCAGTCTGCTGACGCACGGTTCGAAAGATACAGGCCGCGATCTGCATCGGTTGTCGCCTGATGCTCTCAAAGAATATTTTTCAACCAGCGAGCGGGAGGGGGTTATTTCCTCGGATCAGGGGCGGATGGTGGATAATGCAACCACCATGCACAGCATCCCGGTGCGTATGCTGATGTCGCCGATGAAGAAAGTGCCCACTCTTCAGGACACTGCCACGGTTGCTGATTTTAAAGAATTAATCGCCCGGCGAGAAACTTCCGATGCGGTATTGATGCACCGGCATATGGCTGTGGGCACGATCACCATGTTTTCGGTGATCAATCGGCATCTGGATGATGACGAACTGCTCAAACCGTATGTCGATGATCTGCTGCAAATCGAGGAAAGCCGGAATCTGAAATCGGCCTTCTACCGTCTTCGGAAACATCCGCGTCACAGTGCCGTCGTTATTGATGCCCGAGGACATCCGGTCGGATTTATCCGGCTCGAAGATATTGCGCGGTATATTGTGAAAAAATAGAGGATCGAAACTTAGTTTCCGGATGGCGGAATGGGTTCTACAGGCAGCCACGCCAGTACGCGTTGGATGGCTCGGTCCCAGTAATCCCAGTCATGTGCTCCGGCCGTTTCCTCGTAGGAGAGATGAAGCCCTTTTTCCGCGGCCGCTTCGCGGAAGCGTACTGAATCCCCGTAGAGCCAGTCATCGACTCCGCAGCACACATGGAATTCTGTTTCGGGTACGGTTTTCAGATTCCGGACAAGATGAATCAGATCGTTTTCAGATCCAGGAACTTTTTCTATGGAATCAAAAACGGCGCCGAAGGTACGCAGTTTGGATTTGTCCCATTCATCGTTGATATGTGCGGCCAGATCGAGCGCCCCCGAAAGGGATGCCGCATGTGAAAAAAGATCGGGACGTCCGAGAGCCAGTTTAAAAGCGCCGAATCCGCCCATCGATGTGCCGGCCACAAATGTATTCTTCCGTTCATTGGAAACCCGGAACCACTGGAGGATGCGGATGGGAAGTTCTTCGGAGAAAAAGGTCCAGTAGTCTGAACCGTGGGCCATATCGGTATAAAAACTTTTATGGGCATCGGGCATGACCACCACAAGGTTGAGGTCCATGACATAGCGTTCAATGGAGGATCGCCGGATCCAGGATGTGTGATCGCCGGACAGACCGTGGAGCAGATAGAGTACGGCCGGCGGTGTTTTCCAGGCTTCGGAACGTTCGGGAAGAATGATGTTCATGCCGATCGACTGCTGGATCGTGCGGGCATAAAAGTGAGTTTGCAGCAGGGCCATGTTGAACTCCTGTAATGTTTGAACGAATGGCGGAGACCGGCGGAAGGCAATGTGGATATCACTAAAATGGTGCCTTATTACGAATGCCGGTCTGAATCGGGTCGTTAATGAGCTTGATCTGCATGAAATCAGTAAAACGGATTCATTCGGCACTTTCCAAACCTAAATTCTTTTTAGTAACTTCCGTTCCGAGGTTTTATGCATTCATCTACCAGAAAGATATTTCTCGGCCACGTGGTCCTTTTTGCAGGGGGATTAACTGCAGGCAGGGCAGAGGCCCGCGCTCCTGCCGGAACGGTATCATTGAGCTATATTGCCCGCCTG from Verrucomicrobia bacterium S94 carries:
- a CDS encoding DUF21 domain-containing protein; this translates as MIGMIFVIFLGFTFSALFSGVETGGYMINRIRLQKRVRERKTSAMILQNMLAQSHIFIFTVLIGNNLAVYLLSAAVTDLYISAGISAGNLLLGFIPWNAETAATLTLMFPLFLFAEVGPKNLFRKKADVLMYRFAGLMKLLVWLFYPFTWPLKKIFSLLTHGSKDTGRDLHRLSPDALKEYFSTSEREGVISSDQGRMVDNATTMHSIPVRMLMSPMKKVPTLQDTATVADFKELIARRETSDAVLMHRHMAVGTITMFSVINRHLDDDELLKPYVDDLLQIEESRNLKSAFYRLRKHPRHSAVVIDARGHPVGFIRLEDIARYIVKK
- a CDS encoding esterase family protein, which produces MALLQTHFYARTIQQSIGMNIILPERSEAWKTPPAVLYLLHGLSGDHTSWIRRSSIERYVMDLNLVVVMPDAHKSFYTDMAHGSDYWTFFSEELPIRILQWFRVSNERKNTFVAGTSMGGFGAFKLALGRPDLFSHAASLSGALDLAAHINDEWDKSKLRTFGAVFDSIEKVPGSENDLIHLVRNLKTVPETEFHVCCGVDDWLYGDSVRFREAAAEKGLHLSYEETAGAHDWDYWDRAIQRVLAWLPVEPIPPSGN
- a CDS encoding HlyC/CorC family transporter, which produces MGFLEGHYLTLGGMAVLLLCSAFFSGTETALFSLSRDQIKKLRAHGHHIDRLLVLLRDNPSGLLVAILFGNLVVNILFFCMSAVFALEIGEKYGEWWQAVIGFGVLVTVILTGEIFPKAVGISFPERIVRLNSPLLRFWFHFMGPVRVVLEMITRKMEPAEEHDNRIDSQELKMLIEVTHHDPTFGKQEKAIVEDIVNLPEIRLREIMVPRVKQLFRRADSPAGEALAEAAEQELELIPIYEEDEDNIVGVVEVRDLLINTDPEKPLRFFGRPVRFVPETKRADAMLREFLNDDLRMVCVVDEYGGLAGTIVLEDLLEEVIGEFDAMEDSPVEQLSETTYRLQGNLGIREWRSLFVGFLPEEMMRDLALDTLSGLVVSLLKRLPGAGDVVEVGNLRFTVEQVRSNRIETVLLELVTSDDGGDA